A single region of the Austwickia chelonae genome encodes:
- a CDS encoding FtsX-like permease family protein: MNAVVKKLHLSSTLTLAVAQVRKYHIMVSLAFLGCLSCLLPLATAASVERTTSLSQEQIRERSYGTYDGIVETSDGRPLSEEARELLGPHAMMQHIESAQVTHEAKSAEATGRIFPADDQRLKSLTVVKNGSFSPAPDSLALTEALAQRIGAAVGSEVTIDNSRFTVSAVHVDPQDIRRLGWVAPPSAADRLPGLTARSSYLTSTQPAESFLTSHHAKYLVQPDTEVSYRTKTHGLGLGSSAALIATFLVVLMAVLIGFSSILLKEQEKDFICLHRVGLPQQVITLSAISPLLIGATLGILASYAATPLLTERIVRALEERHGQLWGTVKDISPEFRWILTLALIAFIAASWWQCRRFFAEYIHRRSQKNIAERTTATICIGLLALGILCAWIGSTNPNWQPMILAGIFLIAVALFVLVPRVLPLMARRVVRRALPPLISVPMQAVARSGRRNNGIVCAFTALIGTAVFIHVVAFGLQIGVADYHVSPLDTKDSVVNTTRALTQQEQQRLDTKATWQRGMMSDGTRRDFVYGGSHQVLCRSLPPGSARHPAEEVCRQEQLGSFTNSNLTIADVESASYLAGAELSDEERKEFAAGRLALTKGSGWPDVVPVGTSTPEFTEKATIRTRSFPYQERSANHPGLVVSPAVLRHWPWLELEDRYDYAVVSRPGAEIFRSLPEDQELRAHFYERFRNSASAPAEAVTTWSVLFAMALTGAIATFIVLAWKRQDARNRGVLQAIGCSPWMAKGTTSVMFTVVIGVSSVVGAGAGAYLAWCMIRPTVMVFPPLYGALAITFAPVVAALSVVWLSRNDRPITKRAQA, encoded by the coding sequence GTGAATGCCGTCGTGAAGAAGCTTCATCTATCCAGCACATTGACTTTAGCGGTCGCTCAAGTGCGCAAATACCACATCATGGTGTCATTAGCTTTTCTAGGGTGCCTCTCATGCCTGCTTCCACTGGCCACAGCCGCCAGTGTCGAACGTACGACATCCCTTTCACAAGAACAGATCAGGGAACGTTCCTATGGCACCTATGACGGGATCGTAGAGACTTCCGACGGTCGACCTTTGAGCGAAGAGGCCAGAGAGCTGCTCGGCCCACATGCCATGATGCAGCACATCGAGTCGGCTCAGGTCACGCATGAGGCGAAGTCCGCCGAAGCTACCGGAAGAATATTTCCGGCTGATGATCAACGACTCAAAAGTTTGACGGTGGTCAAGAACGGTTCGTTCTCCCCGGCCCCTGACTCACTCGCCCTGACTGAGGCGCTGGCCCAGCGAATCGGGGCAGCCGTCGGCAGCGAAGTCACGATCGACAACTCCAGGTTCACCGTTTCGGCAGTTCATGTCGACCCACAAGATATTCGACGCTTAGGCTGGGTGGCTCCCCCGTCCGCTGCAGATCGACTACCTGGCCTGACGGCCAGGTCGTCCTATCTGACGTCAACCCAGCCCGCGGAATCCTTCCTGACTTCCCATCACGCAAAATATCTCGTCCAGCCAGATACTGAAGTCAGTTACAGAACAAAGACTCATGGGTTGGGCCTGGGCAGCTCAGCTGCTTTGATCGCCACATTCCTCGTAGTTCTCATGGCGGTCCTTATCGGGTTCAGCTCCATCCTTCTGAAAGAGCAAGAGAAAGACTTCATCTGCCTTCATAGAGTGGGCCTGCCACAACAGGTGATCACGTTGTCGGCGATTTCTCCCCTACTGATTGGCGCGACCCTGGGGATACTGGCGTCCTATGCGGCTACCCCCCTGCTCACCGAGCGAATAGTGCGTGCTCTCGAGGAGAGACATGGGCAACTATGGGGAACCGTTAAAGATATCTCACCGGAATTCCGCTGGATCCTGACTCTCGCCCTGATCGCTTTTATAGCGGCGTCATGGTGGCAATGTCGAAGATTCTTCGCTGAATACATCCACCGTCGTTCTCAGAAAAATATTGCCGAAAGAACTACCGCAACCATCTGTATCGGACTCTTAGCGCTCGGAATACTCTGCGCCTGGATCGGTTCGACGAATCCGAACTGGCAACCGATGATCCTGGCCGGCATCTTCCTGATCGCTGTCGCCCTGTTCGTGCTTGTTCCACGCGTCCTTCCTTTGATGGCGAGACGTGTAGTGCGCCGCGCACTTCCTCCTCTGATCTCTGTGCCGATGCAGGCCGTAGCCCGTTCCGGACGACGAAACAATGGCATTGTCTGCGCTTTCACCGCCTTGATCGGTACTGCGGTGTTCATTCATGTCGTAGCTTTCGGTCTTCAGATAGGCGTGGCCGACTATCACGTCTCTCCACTCGACACCAAAGACAGCGTGGTCAATACCACTCGGGCCTTGACCCAGCAGGAACAGCAGCGCCTCGACACCAAGGCGACATGGCAACGAGGCATGATGTCGGACGGAACTCGCCGAGACTTCGTCTACGGCGGAAGCCACCAGGTCCTGTGCCGAAGCCTTCCCCCGGGCTCTGCTCGTCACCCCGCGGAAGAGGTGTGCCGTCAGGAGCAGCTGGGCTCCTTCACCAACTCGAATCTCACCATCGCCGATGTGGAGTCGGCGTCCTACCTGGCAGGCGCAGAGCTGAGCGACGAGGAGAGAAAAGAGTTCGCCGCGGGCCGGCTGGCACTCACCAAGGGCAGTGGCTGGCCGGACGTGGTTCCCGTAGGCACCTCGACGCCGGAGTTCACCGAAAAAGCAACCATCAGGACTCGCTCCTTCCCCTACCAGGAGCGCTCCGCGAACCACCCGGGGCTGGTGGTCTCCCCCGCTGTTCTCCGGCACTGGCCCTGGCTTGAGCTGGAGGACCGGTACGACTACGCCGTGGTCTCTCGCCCCGGTGCAGAGATCTTCCGTTCCCTCCCGGAGGATCAGGAACTACGCGCCCACTTCTACGAACGTTTCCGCAACAGTGCCTCTGCTCCGGCCGAAGCGGTCACGACATGGTCCGTGCTCTTCGCCATGGCGTTGACCGGTGCCATCGCGACATTCATCGTCCTGGCTTGGAAACGCCAGGACGCGAGGAACCGCGGTGTCCTCCAGGCCATCGGTT
- a CDS encoding ABC transporter ATP-binding protein: MLLQAKSLGMDFPDGKRQRTIFQDINFSVPPGESLALTGTSGCGKSTILNILGGLLTPTEGSVLIGDTVLSAVSASQQAKFRSTHIGFVFQEWNLVSYLTALDNIALPLQLNGLTVKESRAQAQSTLEKVQMGSLSRSLPEQLSGGEQQRVAVARALVGDKSVILADEPTGSLDSINSTIVIDLLMEQAHARGMCCIIATHDAEIAHRCHEVLDLEQCDKSLSSQARREYS, translated from the coding sequence ATGTTACTTCAAGCCAAGTCATTAGGCATGGATTTTCCGGACGGCAAGCGACAAAGAACTATCTTTCAAGACATCAACTTCTCAGTACCTCCAGGGGAAAGCCTTGCCCTGACCGGAACCTCTGGATGCGGAAAATCCACGATTCTTAATATTCTCGGAGGACTTCTCACCCCGACGGAAGGCAGCGTTCTGATCGGAGATACGGTTCTTTCAGCAGTCTCCGCTTCCCAGCAGGCTAAATTTCGGTCCACGCACATTGGTTTTGTGTTCCAGGAATGGAACCTGGTCAGTTATCTCACAGCATTAGACAATATTGCCCTCCCCCTTCAGCTGAACGGGCTCACCGTCAAGGAGTCTCGAGCACAAGCCCAGAGCACCTTAGAAAAGGTGCAGATGGGATCGCTGTCACGCTCCTTACCGGAGCAACTTTCTGGGGGTGAACAGCAGCGCGTCGCCGTCGCTCGCGCTCTCGTCGGCGACAAATCCGTCATCCTCGCCGACGAACCCACTGGCTCACTGGACTCGATCAACAGCACTATCGTCATCGATCTCCTGATGGAGCAAGCACACGCTCGAGGGATGTGCTGCATCATTGCGACCCACGATGCAGAGATAGCCCACCGCTGTCATGAAGTTCTTGACCTAGAGCAATGTGATAAATCGCTTTCTTCGCAGGCGCGCAGGGAATATTCGTGA
- a CDS encoding DUF417 family protein: MKTGKLKEILQPLLERLMAFDRAAMTLTRLGLITVTVWIGGLKIIPYEAEGIIHFVSNSPFMSWLYKDPGNYKKHRNPEGALVQANKDWHLMNGTYPAALFIGAIIVIIGIMIALHWLSPLIGALGGLALFAMSFATLSFLFTTPEAWVPNLGDAHHGFPYLSGVGRLVIKDAIMMGASLVVGIDSARIVLARWSAQDAQENSRAAA, from the coding sequence ATGAAGACGGGCAAATTAAAAGAAATTCTCCAGCCGTTGCTGGAACGCCTGATGGCCTTCGATCGGGCTGCCATGACGCTGACGCGACTGGGACTCATCACCGTGACCGTCTGGATCGGCGGGCTGAAGATCATCCCCTACGAGGCCGAAGGAATCATCCACTTCGTCTCCAACAGCCCGTTCATGAGCTGGCTGTACAAGGACCCGGGTAACTACAAGAAGCACCGCAACCCCGAAGGCGCACTGGTCCAGGCCAACAAGGACTGGCACCTGATGAATGGCACCTACCCGGCTGCGCTGTTCATCGGCGCGATCATCGTGATCATCGGCATCATGATCGCCCTGCACTGGCTGTCGCCGCTCATCGGCGCACTCGGCGGGCTGGCCCTGTTCGCCATGAGCTTCGCCACCCTGAGCTTCCTGTTCACCACTCCCGAGGCGTGGGTCCCCAACCTCGGTGACGCCCACCACGGCTTCCCCTATCTCTCCGGGGTCGGGCGATTGGTCATCAAGGACGCCATCATGATGGGCGCATCCCTGGTCGTGGGCATCGACTCGGCCCGCATCGTCCTGGCCCGCTGGTCGGCGCAGGACGCGCAGGAGAACTCTCGGGCCGCTGCCTGA
- a CDS encoding ASCH domain-containing protein, translated as MTQRMSMWEGYEHLVRRGLKLQTIRVDDPFAVGPVVIFFERSSGEVVEIPAEVVSVVSMRRAELTEEIARVDGFGSLAELQAALDRHYPGLSAEVSVDVVSYCLVSGPAAVR; from the coding sequence GTGACGCAGCGGATGTCGATGTGGGAGGGCTACGAGCATTTGGTGCGTCGTGGCCTGAAGTTGCAGACGATCCGGGTGGACGATCCTTTCGCGGTGGGTCCGGTGGTGATCTTCTTCGAGAGGTCTTCGGGGGAGGTCGTGGAGATCCCGGCCGAGGTGGTCTCGGTGGTGTCGATGCGTCGGGCGGAGCTCACCGAGGAGATTGCCCGTGTGGATGGTTTCGGGTCGTTGGCGGAGTTGCAGGCGGCTTTGGACCGGCATTACCCGGGCCTGTCCGCGGAGGTGTCGGTCGATGTCGTCTCGTACTGCTTGGTGAGCGGTCCCGCTGCGGTGAGGTGA
- a CDS encoding DUF4184 family protein, which produces MPVTFAHPAAVLPLSRSGLPLSALVVGSMVPDLPLFLGVEGFYGFTHSVSGLVTVDLAAGVVIWWLWVAWLWPCLADAAPGVVRRRLPPVVPGRVLPPGGVSSAGRSWLLVPLGVVLGAVTHAVWDEFTHAGRWGATHIPWLAASHGGLPGVSWAQYASGLFGLSACLAAVVVAWRRRPVGELVARRHPRSTVILWAAPAAGVVGAVVAAGLLAHDLRSAVYLAITKGALSAVVAAVAVAVFVGKGMRA; this is translated from the coding sequence ATGCCGGTGACTTTTGCCCATCCTGCTGCGGTGCTGCCGTTGTCTCGTTCTGGTCTTCCGTTGTCGGCGTTGGTGGTGGGCAGCATGGTCCCGGATCTGCCGTTGTTTCTCGGGGTGGAGGGTTTTTACGGTTTCACGCATTCGGTGTCGGGTCTGGTGACGGTGGATCTGGCGGCGGGGGTTGTGATCTGGTGGTTGTGGGTGGCGTGGTTGTGGCCCTGTCTGGCGGATGCGGCTCCGGGGGTGGTGCGGAGGCGGTTGCCGCCGGTGGTGCCGGGGCGGGTTCTGCCGCCTGGGGGTGTGTCGTCGGCTGGCCGGTCGTGGTTGTTGGTGCCTTTGGGGGTGGTGCTGGGGGCGGTGACCCATGCGGTGTGGGATGAGTTCACTCATGCCGGTCGGTGGGGTGCGACGCATATTCCGTGGTTGGCGGCTTCGCATGGTGGTTTGCCGGGGGTGTCGTGGGCGCAGTATGCGAGTGGTCTGTTCGGTCTGTCGGCTTGCCTGGCTGCGGTGGTGGTGGCGTGGCGGCGGCGGCCGGTGGGTGAGTTGGTGGCTCGTCGGCATCCTCGGTCGACGGTGATTCTGTGGGCGGCGCCGGCGGCGGGGGTCGTGGGTGCTGTGGTGGCGGCGGGGTTGTTGGCGCATGATCTGCGTTCAGCGGTGTATTTGGCGATCACGAAGGGCGCGCTGTCGGCGGTGGTGGCTGCGGTGGCGGTGGCGGTGTTCGTGGGGAAGGGGATGCGGGCGTGA
- a CDS encoding ABC transporter transmembrane domain-containing protein, with protein sequence MATSPATSHRTPSCLEDTLTTTPQDNDPATRDTPPLDHTGLTGGPQLVRRLIRREHRRLLATALAAATISGLTLVIPLAIGRAIDAGLVARDLTGGALWIAVILTAYLLRAAATLMRLIGDRGANHAGHDLRLAVLDRLLDPTGLAGDRRLPGDLLSVATTDVTTSTRGMTTLTSVPGQLVTVTGSLIVLSLLDLRLAVVVAISTPLLIALSVYGVRPLRPYTRKERAAEAAAVGSASDLTAGLRVVQGLDAEERARERFADTSRKALAATIAARRARGIFSSSIAGAVGLFVAALTITAAHLGLSGQLTVGEVVAVAGLAQTMGPPLRSLGVDTASVLSTAHASADRVVDLLVVPPARTYGDVPGIEGAPTLTFDQVTLPPLITAPLTLELPGTGITALIAPGTYAEALSDLCARRRDPATGTIRLADTDLQTLTPAAHLAALAAPPHQSDLFDGTILENITLDRPPVTAVERARLDAVLRATTCDDVAASQPLGWDTPVGEGGRALSGGQRQRVALARALYTDRPLLVLTHPTTSVDPATNARISAHLPEIRADRGTLLVTTSPQLLAVADLVVQLDENGQVRRRGRHTDLLADEAYRQVLS encoded by the coding sequence GTGGCCACGTCGCCCGCCACCAGCCACCGCACACCGTCCTGCCTGGAGGACACCCTGACCACCACGCCACAGGACAACGACCCCGCCACCCGCGACACCCCGCCCCTCGACCACACCGGCCTCACCGGAGGGCCCCAACTCGTTCGACGACTCATCCGACGCGAACACCGGCGACTCCTGGCCACCGCCCTCGCCGCCGCCACCATCAGCGGGCTCACCCTCGTCATCCCCCTCGCCATCGGACGCGCCATCGACGCCGGCCTCGTCGCCCGCGACCTCACCGGCGGCGCCCTGTGGATCGCCGTCATCCTCACCGCCTACCTCCTCCGCGCCGCCGCCACCCTCATGCGACTCATCGGCGACCGCGGCGCCAACCACGCCGGACACGACCTGCGCCTCGCCGTCCTCGACCGACTCCTCGACCCCACCGGACTCGCCGGCGACCGACGACTGCCCGGCGACCTGCTCAGCGTCGCCACCACCGATGTCACCACCAGCACCCGCGGCATGACCACCCTCACCTCGGTCCCCGGCCAACTCGTCACCGTCACCGGCTCCCTCATCGTGCTCAGCCTGCTCGACCTACGCCTCGCCGTCGTCGTCGCCATCTCCACACCCCTGCTCATCGCCCTCTCCGTGTACGGAGTCCGACCCCTGCGGCCCTACACCCGCAAAGAACGCGCCGCCGAAGCCGCCGCCGTCGGCTCCGCCTCCGACCTCACCGCAGGACTCCGCGTCGTCCAAGGGCTCGACGCCGAAGAACGCGCCCGCGAACGCTTCGCCGACACCAGCCGCAAAGCGCTCGCCGCGACCATCGCCGCCCGGCGAGCCAGAGGAATCTTCAGCTCCTCGATCGCAGGCGCCGTCGGACTCTTCGTCGCCGCCCTCACCATCACCGCCGCCCACCTCGGCCTGAGCGGACAACTCACCGTCGGTGAAGTCGTCGCCGTCGCCGGGCTCGCCCAGACGATGGGCCCACCCCTGCGCAGCCTCGGCGTCGACACCGCCAGCGTGCTCAGCACCGCCCACGCCTCGGCCGACCGCGTCGTCGACCTCCTCGTCGTCCCCCCGGCCCGCACCTACGGCGACGTCCCCGGCATTGAAGGAGCACCCACCCTCACCTTCGACCAGGTCACCCTTCCCCCGCTGATCACCGCGCCCCTCACCCTGGAACTCCCCGGCACAGGCATCACCGCGCTGATCGCACCCGGCACCTACGCCGAAGCCCTCTCCGACCTGTGCGCCCGCCGTCGCGACCCGGCAACCGGAACGATCCGGCTCGCAGACACCGACCTCCAGACCCTGACTCCCGCCGCGCACCTGGCCGCCCTCGCCGCACCTCCCCACCAGAGCGACCTGTTCGACGGCACCATCCTGGAGAACATCACCCTGGACCGGCCACCCGTCACTGCCGTAGAACGAGCCCGGTTGGACGCAGTGCTGCGTGCCACCACCTGCGATGACGTCGCCGCCAGCCAGCCCCTGGGCTGGGACACCCCGGTCGGAGAGGGCGGGCGCGCCCTCTCCGGAGGGCAACGGCAACGGGTCGCCCTCGCCCGAGCCCTGTACACCGACCGGCCGCTCCTCGTCCTCACCCACCCGACGACCAGCGTCGACCCGGCGACCAATGCCCGGATCTCGGCACACCTCCCGGAGATCCGGGCCGACCGCGGCACCCTGCTCGTGACCACGTCACCACAGCTGCTGGCGGTGGCAGACCTCGTCGTCCAGCTGGACGAGAACGGGCAGGTCCGCCGCCGCGGCCGCCACACCGACCTGCTCGCCGACGAGGCCTATCGACAGGTGCTTTCCTAG
- a CDS encoding sugar O-acetyltransferase has product MTEDQDTRTMRQRMDDGDLYQADDPELVEIRLRCADLQETYNSTAERQEDLRAEVLRALLGHCGQDVIIRPPLLLDYGINFSIGDRSFVNYNLVALDVARITIGEDCFLGPNVQLLTPSHPIEPGPRRARWESAKPIVLGNNVWLGGGVIVLPGVTIGDNTIVGAGSVVTKDLPADVVAVGNPARIVRHIEDTDDRAPEASTD; this is encoded by the coding sequence ATGACCGAAGACCAGGACACCAGGACGATGCGCCAGCGCATGGACGATGGAGACCTCTACCAGGCGGACGATCCCGAACTCGTCGAGATCCGCCTACGGTGCGCCGATCTACAGGAAACCTACAATTCGACCGCCGAACGCCAGGAAGACCTACGAGCCGAGGTGCTCCGAGCCCTGCTCGGCCATTGCGGACAGGACGTCATCATCCGGCCCCCGTTGCTCCTCGACTACGGCATCAACTTCAGCATCGGCGACCGCAGCTTCGTGAACTACAACCTCGTCGCCCTCGACGTCGCCCGGATCACCATCGGCGAGGACTGCTTCCTTGGCCCCAACGTGCAACTCCTCACCCCCTCCCACCCCATCGAGCCCGGGCCACGTCGGGCGCGCTGGGAATCGGCGAAACCCATCGTCCTGGGCAACAACGTGTGGCTCGGCGGCGGAGTCATCGTGCTGCCAGGAGTGACCATCGGGGACAACACGATCGTCGGTGCCGGTTCAGTCGTCACCAAGGACCTGCCTGCCGATGTCGTCGCCGTGGGCAACCCCGCCCGCATCGTCCGCCACATCGAGGACACCGACGATCGAGCGCCCGAAGCCTCGACCGACTAG
- a CDS encoding ABC transporter ATP-binding protein yields MSSPWATPPASSATSRTPTIERPKPRPTSVPPITTTTSSPAPTGTPLPLATGRRAAAVAWATGQGLRRTLVLAVAAMTTAALLDLVVPHQAGRIVDAVRAGAGPGSLTPHAVAMIAAILTSGVAGGIGLSLAPAFFASVLTRLRERMLHAALDLPQTTVERAGLADLASRIGDDVSRARDAATLVIPRIVSTGILITVSGLGIAAAHPAFLAAIAVGATGHVLLIRWYWPRASQAYVAERASSAHQAGHVLATVHGLDSVHTYGVQRMRRRLVAESSWALCRRRMHGRRLVITLSAGLLLVEAATVSMLLVVGDVLVGQGSVSVGETTAAVLILVRIFGPVRFILFFLDDFQAALVALRRIVGVIDLPGRPPPTSVEGGDGGIRLEGVSFSYDGSHRVLHEVDLHVRPGEVVAVVGASGAGKSTLSGVVAGTLQPDSGRVVVGGGSRQKAGRPRVVLVSQDVHTFSGPLREDVLLALPPGAEGADDPDAQAALLHRSLAEVGAESWVSALPDGVDTVIGRMGYRLDPSRAQQLALARVLVADPAVVVLDEATAEAGSAGAGVLDEAAQAVIRGRTALVVAHRLSQAVSADRVVVMAQGRIVDQGTPEELISRPGPFQELWQAWGEHR; encoded by the coding sequence ATGTCGTCGCCGTGGGCAACCCCGCCCGCATCGTCCGCCACATCGAGGACACCGACGATCGAGCGCCCGAAGCCTCGACCGACTAGCGTTCCTCCCATCACCACCACAACATCCTCACCGGCCCCGACCGGGACACCCCTGCCCCTGGCCACCGGGCGACGTGCTGCCGCTGTCGCCTGGGCCACCGGACAAGGGCTGCGGCGCACCCTCGTCCTGGCCGTCGCCGCCATGACCACGGCAGCCCTGCTCGACCTGGTCGTCCCCCACCAGGCCGGACGCATCGTCGACGCCGTCCGGGCCGGCGCCGGACCGGGCAGCCTCACCCCGCACGCCGTGGCGATGATCGCTGCGATCCTCACCAGCGGAGTGGCCGGCGGCATCGGACTCTCCCTCGCCCCGGCCTTCTTCGCCTCGGTGCTGACCCGACTACGAGAACGGATGCTCCACGCCGCACTCGACCTACCGCAGACGACGGTGGAACGTGCCGGACTGGCCGACCTGGCCTCCCGGATCGGCGACGACGTCTCCCGCGCGCGCGACGCCGCCACGTTGGTCATTCCGCGCATCGTCTCCACCGGCATCCTGATCACGGTGTCCGGGTTGGGGATCGCCGCGGCCCACCCGGCCTTCCTCGCGGCCATCGCCGTCGGAGCGACCGGGCATGTCCTGCTGATCCGCTGGTACTGGCCGCGAGCCTCACAGGCGTATGTGGCTGAACGGGCGTCGTCGGCGCACCAGGCCGGTCACGTGCTGGCGACGGTGCACGGGCTGGACAGTGTGCACACCTACGGAGTGCAGAGGATGCGTCGACGGCTGGTGGCCGAGAGCTCCTGGGCGTTGTGCCGTCGGAGGATGCACGGGCGTCGGCTGGTCATCACCCTGAGTGCAGGGTTGCTGCTGGTCGAAGCGGCGACCGTGTCGATGCTGTTGGTGGTCGGTGACGTGCTGGTCGGGCAGGGGAGTGTCTCTGTCGGGGAAACGACTGCGGCGGTGTTGATCCTGGTGCGGATCTTCGGCCCGGTGCGGTTCATCCTGTTCTTCCTCGACGACTTCCAGGCGGCGCTGGTGGCCTTACGGCGGATCGTAGGAGTGATCGACCTGCCGGGGCGTCCGCCGCCCACCTCCGTCGAGGGAGGTGACGGCGGGATCCGGCTCGAGGGGGTCTCCTTCTCCTACGACGGTTCTCATCGAGTGCTGCACGAGGTGGACCTGCATGTCCGCCCTGGTGAGGTCGTCGCTGTGGTGGGCGCCTCCGGGGCGGGTAAATCGACCCTGTCCGGTGTGGTGGCCGGCACATTGCAGCCGGACAGCGGCCGGGTCGTCGTCGGAGGTGGCTCCCGGCAGAAGGCCGGTCGTCCACGGGTCGTCCTGGTCTCTCAGGATGTGCACACCTTCTCCGGTCCTCTCCGGGAGGACGTCCTGTTGGCTCTGCCTCCAGGGGCGGAGGGCGCCGACGATCCCGACGCTCAAGCGGCTCTGCTGCACCGGTCGCTGGCCGAGGTGGGCGCGGAGTCGTGGGTGTCGGCGTTGCCCGACGGCGTGGACACGGTCATCGGACGGATGGGGTACCGGCTCGACCCGTCGCGGGCGCAGCAGCTGGCGTTGGCCAGGGTGCTGGTGGCCGACCCGGCGGTCGTCGTGCTCGACGAGGCCACCGCCGAGGCGGGCAGCGCCGGAGCGGGGGTCCTCGACGAAGCCGCGCAGGCGGTGATCCGGGGTCGGACCGCACTGGTGGTCGCTCACCGCCTGAGCCAGGCGGTGAGCGCGGACCGGGTCGTGGTGATGGCGCAGGGGCGCATCGTCGACCAAGGGACGCCGGAGGAGCTGATCTCCCGGCCGGGGCCTTTCCAGGAGCTGTGGCAGGCCTGGGGGGAGCACCGCTGA